One genomic window of Capricornis sumatraensis isolate serow.1 chromosome 15, serow.2, whole genome shotgun sequence includes the following:
- the GTSF1L gene encoding gametocyte-specific factor 1-like, whose amino-acid sequence MEPEALEICPYNPHHRIPLSRFQYHLASCRRKNPKKAKKMASCKYNACHVVPIKKLEEHEAACVNRSTVEEEDSLSPLKVNLPNAGQKGNRDVSPSFIPQKLVCESDTRESETDHHTPSLTAPLEIIRPGE is encoded by the exons ATGGAGCCAGAAGCCTTAGAAATTTGCCCTTACAACCCTCACCACCGAATCCCACTCAGCAGATTTCAGTACCACCTGGCATCATGCCGGAGAAAGAACCCTAAGAAAGCCAAAAAGATGGCCAGCTGCAAATACAACGCCTGTCACGTGGTCCCCATCAAGAAGCTGGAGGAGCACGAGGCTGCCTGTGTCAACAGAAGCACAGTGGAGGAAGAGGACAGCCTGAGTCCCCTGAAGGTCAACCTTCCAAATGCAGGGCAGAAGGGCAACAGAGACGTCTCTCCA TCTTTCATTCCCCAGAAGCTTGTTTGCGAAAGCGACACCAGAGAGTCAGAGACAGACCACCACACCCCATCCCTGACCGCCCCCCTAGAAATCATCAGACCGGGAGAGTGA